Proteins found in one Polyangiaceae bacterium genomic segment:
- a CDS encoding tetratricopeptide repeat protein, whose translation MNAHSAYSILAALVVTLSFAQARAASSSDNLPNSCVGAEANKNYSECPGGPSKFVIKSKRGAAFKSAPPPREKKSSTETKPKNPGESMAAGQRDTRKTRLKARQRALLITEIQGLERLFKRTPKKSPDRPQLIRRLAEGYVELESAALRDQTGAEIKAQDLKKKNPSAATKARRDASQAKKIVAAARKKAIAYYTLMKNAYPNYSKLDEVLYYLAYEYEQAGDLTNARKVYYELIQKAPKSPYIPNAYLAFGELFFVEAQGDPSKFDLAAAAYKEVVKYPPPDNKVFGYARYKLAYVHWNKGEYAEAMNEFKKVIEFGDQYTQISGAPQLAKSARRDMVPVYAASGAPERAYNFFKPLSGDKGGETKKTIDMLNDLGFAYLDTGHYKEGIALYRDLMGRDKGDRYCHYQSQVTVATQATQSSNKEAIRKELDQQLSVRGDFIKASHSAKSKQECSNKTAELLSETAMAWHLEAVGSGGVRGTGDKKTMDLAAYLYKKVGDNFTAQDFAKFEFPRIVKSDWPTIYKIKYAMADLLYFQERWDECGPAFDAVVAEDPKGESAAEAAFASVLCYQKMYDAMYKGQADRKGKGLGPTGAGGDKDKDKKSEWEKFKPKPFSDTQKGMITAFNRYVCYIQPPKGDKQAEEQYVEVKFARARTYYEAQHWEEAALGFRDVALNHSDHDAGVYAANLYLEALNVLGSKAEPPRPSCFDGMAGDVPKFLKLYCEGKKAEDNKESCELLSRIQFDILRLRAQKLVELADSQAEKNNFKDALDNYRKGGDEYLELWRTYCEGPLGSGEKPKQCENAHEIVYNMARAYQAGRLLAKSIQARLILLNPKYGLEKTDLAQKATYEIGGNYQAIAVYDRAAEFFERYVEQTCKKLRKCGEFADQALSDAVVLRLGLGQDDKAIDDANDFNRYFGARKPDQVAQISFAVAAHYGEKKEWENVRKRLGASLRQIDSKATLDVRLQAHALLGRAYSNMNSRQAGTEYGKVVALWKNPSAAVSEIEKGEGDAGAKQRRLGRALEAVGEATFYFAEQKKAKVDAVKFPVFNGPSTKEAVLKHINEKVKDWIGKKRPLIDDASKEYKKIVDLQPVPPPRWVIAAGSRVGEMWGQFVDEFRAAPIPDSIKKDYELRTAYYGALDDASEPQKQQAKSAFEICLGYSVKYQYWDQYSRACEEWLAKNYKADYHLIDEFRGAPTRVNDPLREQGYPLRLGGEPLPTIAPPKEPEKTPKSEEKK comes from the coding sequence ATGAACGCACATAGCGCGTACTCGATCCTTGCGGCTTTGGTTGTCACGCTGAGCTTTGCTCAGGCGCGCGCCGCATCGTCGAGCGACAATCTTCCCAACTCCTGTGTAGGAGCGGAGGCCAACAAGAACTACAGCGAGTGCCCTGGCGGCCCGAGCAAGTTCGTCATCAAGTCGAAGCGCGGCGCCGCTTTCAAGAGCGCGCCTCCGCCTCGCGAGAAGAAGAGCTCGACCGAGACCAAGCCGAAGAATCCTGGTGAGTCGATGGCGGCGGGTCAGCGCGACACGCGCAAGACTCGCCTCAAGGCGCGCCAGCGTGCCTTGCTCATCACGGAGATTCAGGGATTGGAGCGGCTCTTCAAGCGCACGCCCAAGAAGTCTCCGGATCGACCTCAGCTGATCCGTCGTTTGGCGGAAGGCTACGTGGAGCTCGAGTCCGCAGCTCTGCGTGACCAGACCGGCGCCGAGATCAAAGCTCAGGATCTGAAGAAGAAGAACCCGAGCGCAGCCACCAAGGCCCGCCGAGACGCCTCGCAGGCCAAGAAGATCGTCGCTGCCGCACGCAAGAAGGCCATCGCGTACTACACGCTGATGAAGAACGCTTACCCGAACTACTCGAAGCTGGACGAGGTGCTCTACTACCTCGCGTACGAGTATGAGCAGGCGGGCGACCTGACCAACGCGCGCAAGGTCTACTACGAGCTGATCCAGAAGGCGCCGAAGTCGCCCTACATCCCGAACGCCTACCTGGCCTTCGGCGAGCTGTTCTTCGTGGAGGCGCAAGGCGACCCCAGCAAGTTCGACTTGGCTGCCGCTGCCTACAAGGAAGTGGTCAAGTACCCGCCACCCGACAACAAGGTGTTCGGCTACGCCCGCTACAAGCTCGCCTACGTGCACTGGAACAAGGGCGAATACGCGGAGGCGATGAACGAGTTCAAGAAGGTCATCGAGTTCGGCGACCAGTACACCCAGATCTCCGGCGCCCCCCAGCTCGCCAAGAGCGCGCGCCGTGACATGGTGCCGGTCTACGCCGCCAGCGGTGCGCCCGAGCGCGCCTACAACTTCTTCAAGCCTCTGTCCGGCGACAAGGGTGGCGAGACGAAGAAGACCATCGACATGCTGAACGACCTCGGTTTCGCCTACCTCGACACGGGTCACTACAAGGAAGGCATCGCCCTCTATCGAGACCTGATGGGCCGCGACAAGGGCGACCGCTACTGCCACTACCAATCCCAGGTGACGGTTGCGACCCAGGCGACGCAGTCCTCCAACAAGGAAGCGATTCGCAAGGAGCTCGACCAGCAGCTATCCGTGCGCGGCGACTTCATCAAGGCCTCGCACTCCGCAAAGTCGAAGCAAGAGTGCTCCAACAAGACGGCAGAGCTCCTGTCCGAGACCGCCATGGCCTGGCACTTGGAGGCAGTAGGCTCGGGTGGTGTCCGCGGTACTGGTGACAAGAAGACGATGGACCTGGCCGCCTATCTCTACAAGAAGGTGGGCGACAACTTCACCGCACAGGACTTCGCCAAGTTCGAGTTCCCGCGCATCGTGAAGTCCGACTGGCCGACGATCTACAAGATCAAGTACGCCATGGCCGACTTGCTGTACTTCCAGGAGCGCTGGGACGAGTGCGGTCCTGCCTTCGACGCCGTGGTGGCTGAGGACCCGAAGGGCGAGAGCGCTGCAGAAGCCGCGTTTGCATCCGTGCTCTGCTACCAGAAGATGTACGACGCCATGTACAAGGGGCAGGCCGACCGCAAGGGCAAGGGCCTGGGGCCGACCGGCGCCGGTGGCGACAAGGACAAGGACAAGAAGAGCGAGTGGGAGAAGTTCAAGCCCAAGCCCTTCAGTGACACCCAGAAGGGAATGATCACCGCCTTCAACCGCTACGTCTGCTACATCCAGCCGCCCAAGGGCGACAAGCAGGCCGAAGAGCAGTACGTCGAGGTGAAGTTCGCCCGCGCTCGTACCTACTACGAGGCGCAGCACTGGGAGGAAGCGGCCCTCGGCTTCCGGGACGTCGCGCTCAATCACTCCGATCACGACGCCGGCGTGTACGCAGCCAACCTCTACCTCGAGGCGCTCAACGTGCTCGGCTCCAAGGCGGAGCCCCCGCGTCCCTCTTGCTTCGACGGCATGGCCGGCGACGTACCCAAGTTCCTCAAGCTGTACTGCGAAGGCAAGAAGGCCGAGGACAACAAGGAGAGCTGCGAGTTGCTCTCCCGCATTCAGTTCGACATCTTGCGCTTGCGCGCGCAAAAGCTCGTCGAGCTAGCGGACAGCCAGGCCGAGAAGAACAACTTCAAGGACGCCCTCGACAACTACCGCAAGGGTGGCGACGAGTACCTGGAGCTGTGGCGCACCTACTGCGAAGGCCCCTTGGGCAGTGGCGAGAAGCCGAAGCAGTGCGAGAACGCGCACGAAATCGTCTACAACATGGCGCGCGCCTATCAGGCCGGGCGCTTGCTGGCGAAGTCGATTCAGGCGCGTCTCATCCTGCTCAATCCCAAGTACGGGCTGGAAAAGACCGACTTGGCGCAGAAAGCGACCTACGAAATCGGCGGCAACTACCAGGCCATCGCCGTCTACGATCGCGCGGCGGAATTCTTCGAGCGCTACGTCGAGCAGACCTGCAAGAAGCTGCGCAAGTGCGGCGAGTTTGCGGACCAAGCCCTGAGCGACGCCGTGGTGCTTCGACTGGGTCTGGGTCAGGACGACAAGGCCATCGATGACGCCAACGACTTCAACCGTTACTTCGGCGCACGCAAGCCGGACCAAGTCGCCCAGATCTCCTTCGCCGTCGCCGCACACTACGGCGAGAAGAAGGAATGGGAAAATGTGCGCAAGCGCTTGGGCGCATCGTTGCGTCAGATCGACTCCAAGGCCACCTTGGATGTGCGCTTGCAGGCCCATGCGCTGCTGGGCCGCGCCTACTCCAACATGAACAGCCGCCAAGCCGGGACCGAGTACGGCAAGGTGGTCGCGTTGTGGAAGAATCCCTCCGCGGCCGTGTCCGAGATCGAAAAGGGCGAGGGCGACGCTGGCGCGAAGCAGCGCCGCTTGGGGCGTGCACTGGAAGCCGTCGGCGAGGCGACCTTCTACTTTGCCGAGCAGAAGAAGGCGAAGGTGGATGCCGTCAAGTTCCCGGTCTTCAATGGCCCCAGCACCAAGGAAGCAGTGCTCAAGCACATCAACGAGAAGGTCAAGGACTGGATCGGCAAGAAGCGACCCCTGATCGACGACGCTTCGAAGGAATACAAGAAGATCGTCGACCTGCAGCCCGTGCCCCCGCCACGCTGGGTCATCGCTGCGGGTTCCCGCGTCGGTGAGATGTGGGGTCAATTCGTCGACGAGTTCCGCGCCGCGCCGATCCCCGACTCGATCAAGAAGGACTACGAGTTGCGCACTGCGTACTACGGAGCCTTGGACGACGCCTCGGAGCCGCAGAAGCAGCAGGCAAAGAGCGCCTTCGAAATCTGCCTCGGCTACTCCGTCAAGTATCAGTACTGGGATCAGTACAGTCGTGCTTGTGAGGAGTGGCTCGCGAAGAACTACAAGGCCGACTACCACTTGATCGACGAGTTCCGGGGTGCACCGACCCGCGTCAACGACCCGTTGCGCGAGCAGGGGTACCCGCTGCGACTCGGCGGTGAGCCCTTGCCCACCATCGCTCCTCCCAAAGAACCGGAGAAGACACCCAAGAGCGAGGAAAAGAAGTGA
- a CDS encoding tetratricopeptide repeat protein, translating to MTHKKRIFVSLIGLGLMACGGGKSEGVKSPANASGKKDRSGMSVSKAAAEGFERALDGFANHDRKQDWNDSSCTSVAEDFLSASKEQQSATNRKLPEAHYNAGLAYQRCGKDAEARKQYEEAVAIDSNFHRARAQIALYDYAKSKDIDGTIAKLEQIIRDAKFQNSEALVGVAALQMERNSDQSTDDGKNDLERAQRNLQRALAIDDSFMPAFNQLAVYYLEQAKAKAAKDEGKKKRRRGLVAASTKGLDVNSQQLDLAALVASQALRKNPNYAPIHNTAGLIQVELKNFNGAVKSFGTARSLDPRFFEAHMNYAAVNLSFRGFGEAEKAYRDALKLRPNEFEARLGLALAIRGQIRPGDPGKLTDKAQAELDAARKIDASRPETYYNEAILTQEYRAKGDEKSAIPMLKKASSMYQQFISKAGADPVFADAVKRAKERAQDIDDTVKFIEEGEAAKKAGGAPPAGT from the coding sequence ATGACGCACAAGAAACGAATTTTCGTCTCGCTGATCGGTCTCGGGCTCATGGCCTGCGGCGGCGGCAAGAGCGAAGGTGTGAAGTCGCCCGCCAACGCCAGCGGCAAGAAGGACCGCTCGGGCATGTCTGTCAGCAAGGCTGCGGCCGAGGGCTTCGAGCGCGCCCTGGATGGCTTCGCCAATCACGACCGCAAGCAGGATTGGAACGATTCGTCCTGCACCTCGGTGGCGGAGGACTTCCTGAGTGCTTCGAAGGAGCAGCAGTCGGCGACGAACCGCAAGCTGCCCGAGGCGCACTACAACGCCGGCCTGGCCTACCAGCGCTGCGGCAAGGATGCGGAGGCGCGCAAGCAGTACGAAGAGGCGGTTGCCATCGACTCGAACTTCCATCGAGCGCGCGCGCAAATCGCTCTTTACGACTACGCGAAGAGCAAGGACATCGACGGCACGATCGCCAAACTGGAGCAGATCATTCGCGACGCGAAGTTCCAGAACTCCGAGGCGCTGGTCGGCGTCGCGGCGCTGCAGATGGAGCGCAACAGCGATCAGTCCACGGACGACGGCAAGAACGACCTGGAACGCGCCCAGCGTAACCTGCAGCGCGCGCTGGCCATCGACGATTCGTTCATGCCCGCGTTCAACCAGTTGGCCGTCTACTACTTGGAGCAGGCCAAAGCCAAGGCGGCAAAGGATGAAGGCAAGAAGAAGCGCCGCCGCGGTCTAGTCGCCGCCAGCACCAAAGGGCTGGACGTCAACTCACAGCAGCTGGACCTCGCAGCTCTCGTGGCATCCCAGGCGTTGCGCAAGAATCCCAACTACGCTCCCATTCACAACACCGCAGGCCTGATCCAGGTCGAGCTGAAGAACTTCAACGGAGCCGTGAAGAGCTTTGGGACGGCGCGTAGCCTCGACCCGCGCTTTTTCGAGGCGCACATGAACTATGCGGCGGTGAACCTTTCCTTCCGCGGCTTCGGCGAGGCGGAGAAGGCCTACCGTGACGCCCTCAAGCTTCGGCCCAACGAGTTCGAGGCGCGCCTCGGCCTTGCGCTGGCCATCCGCGGCCAGATCAGGCCTGGGGATCCCGGCAAGCTGACCGACAAGGCCCAGGCGGAACTGGATGCGGCCCGCAAGATCGACGCGAGCCGGCCCGAGACCTACTACAACGAGGCGATCCTGACTCAGGAGTACCGCGCCAAGGGCGACGAGAAGTCCGCGATTCCCATGCTGAAGAAGGCCTCGTCGATGTACCAGCAGTTCATCTCGAAGGCCGGTGCCGACCCAGTCTTTGCGGACGCGGTGAAGCGGGCCAAGGAGCGCGCCCAGGACATCGACGACACCGTCAAGTTCATCGAGGAAGGCGAGGCCGCCAAGAAGGCCGGAGGCGCGCCGCCCGCCGGCACCTGA
- a CDS encoding AgmX/PglI C-terminal domain-containing protein, whose protein sequence is MAKAVLTFALYQGDALTRRETVAQDVVKVGKDPKSHLQVDDELASRMHAVIEVSAPNDITLIDLGNEPGTMVNGARVNKCKLHVGDQIQVGGTRIVLESAEAAAADAVVPAPVAAAPMAAAPAMAPQAPPMAPQAAPAAPGANPFGGANPFAGSNPFAAAAASSPFGGAANPFEMGAINPFAAGAAEQAQLEALRVPDDAPPGTYTFTLIKSGPDVSPDEVELAHVASVEVMVLWGTNVLHVSHLTPPRNFYVGEEQGKNFGCDFFVPAEKLGTSRMPVVVGDRASLAVVIPPGATGSIEIPGQPRMTLDEARAKAQPSAEVSGGHQFPLPAGGRARVEIGQFVFQIAAVNAGKPAKHGVAAGIDWAVFMYFALSFLVHGGLIAAMAFFVPPLGLTDDEDLDQDRMYLIQQYLKSAAEREQEEKETEEVAEENADNKEGGTGTRAKGEEGSMGNPTSKATNKRYAVQGPKDNPDPHIARQAALREAQEFGMIGLLNTGAAGDPNAPTAPWGRDTSLGMDDISARGNMWGDEIGDAFGAGGLGLSGIGEGGGGRGEGIGLGSIGTLGHGAGTGTGQGFGSGHGRLGGAHKTRAPKVRMGATSVSGRLPPEVIQRIVRQNYGRFRMCYEQGLARNPNLEGNVTVRFVIGRDGGVSNVSNGGSGLPDSGVVGCVISAYYGLSFPQPEGGIVTVVYPISFSPG, encoded by the coding sequence ATGGCAAAAGCTGTCCTCACATTTGCACTCTACCAGGGTGACGCCCTTACGCGCCGGGAGACGGTCGCGCAGGACGTCGTCAAGGTAGGCAAGGATCCCAAGAGCCACTTGCAGGTCGATGACGAGCTGGCGTCGCGCATGCACGCTGTCATCGAGGTGTCTGCACCCAACGACATCACCCTGATCGATCTCGGCAACGAGCCGGGCACGATGGTGAATGGAGCGCGCGTCAACAAGTGCAAGCTCCACGTCGGTGACCAAATCCAGGTAGGCGGAACCCGTATCGTTCTGGAGAGCGCCGAGGCGGCTGCGGCAGACGCTGTGGTTCCCGCTCCGGTAGCAGCTGCACCCATGGCGGCGGCTCCGGCGATGGCGCCCCAAGCACCGCCGATGGCTCCCCAGGCGGCTCCGGCTGCGCCTGGCGCGAATCCTTTCGGTGGCGCAAACCCCTTCGCTGGATCGAATCCCTTCGCGGCGGCAGCCGCCTCGAGTCCCTTCGGTGGCGCAGCGAATCCCTTCGAAATGGGCGCCATCAACCCCTTCGCAGCAGGCGCTGCGGAGCAGGCCCAGCTCGAGGCCCTTCGCGTGCCCGACGACGCGCCGCCCGGCACCTACACCTTCACGCTGATCAAGAGTGGTCCAGACGTGAGCCCCGACGAGGTCGAGCTGGCGCATGTCGCGAGCGTCGAGGTGATGGTGCTCTGGGGCACGAACGTGCTGCACGTCTCGCACTTGACCCCGCCCCGGAACTTCTACGTGGGTGAAGAGCAGGGCAAGAACTTCGGTTGCGACTTCTTCGTTCCTGCGGAGAAGTTGGGTACCTCGCGCATGCCGGTCGTGGTCGGTGATCGCGCGTCGCTCGCGGTGGTCATCCCGCCGGGTGCGACGGGCAGCATCGAGATCCCGGGTCAGCCCAGGATGACCTTGGACGAGGCGCGCGCCAAGGCGCAGCCCAGCGCGGAGGTCAGCGGTGGACATCAGTTCCCGTTGCCAGCCGGTGGCCGTGCTCGCGTGGAGATCGGCCAGTTCGTGTTCCAGATCGCGGCGGTCAACGCCGGCAAGCCTGCGAAGCACGGCGTTGCTGCCGGTATCGATTGGGCAGTGTTCATGTACTTCGCACTGTCCTTCCTCGTGCACGGCGGTCTCATCGCCGCCATGGCCTTCTTCGTTCCGCCCTTGGGCTTGACGGACGACGAGGACCTGGATCAGGACCGCATGTATCTGATCCAGCAGTACCTGAAGAGCGCGGCCGAGCGCGAACAGGAAGAGAAGGAGACCGAAGAGGTCGCCGAGGAAAACGCCGACAACAAGGAAGGTGGCACGGGTACCCGCGCCAAGGGCGAGGAAGGCTCGATGGGCAATCCGACGTCCAAGGCGACGAACAAGCGCTACGCCGTCCAAGGGCCGAAGGACAACCCCGACCCCCACATCGCGCGCCAAGCCGCGCTGCGTGAGGCGCAGGAGTTCGGCATGATCGGCCTGCTGAACACGGGCGCTGCGGGTGACCCCAACGCCCCGACGGCACCCTGGGGCCGCGATACCTCGCTCGGTATGGATGACATCAGCGCCCGCGGCAACATGTGGGGCGACGAGATCGGTGACGCCTTTGGCGCCGGTGGCCTGGGCCTGTCCGGCATCGGTGAAGGCGGCGGCGGTCGCGGTGAGGGTATCGGTCTTGGTTCGATCGGTACGCTGGGCCACGGCGCCGGTACGGGCACCGGGCAGGGCTTCGGCTCCGGTCACGGTCGCTTGGGCGGTGCGCACAAGACCCGCGCTCCGAAGGTTCGCATGGGTGCTACCAGCGTCAGCGGTCGTCTGCCGCCGGAAGTCATCCAGCGTATCGTTCGTCAGAACTACGGTCGTTTCCGTATGTGCTACGAACAGGGGCTCGCGCGAAATCCAAACCTCGAAGGCAACGTCACCGTGCGTTTCGTGATCGGTCGTGACGGCGGCGTGTCCAACGTGTCGAACGGCGGTTCGGGCTTGCCGGACAGTGGTGTGGTGGGCTGCGTCATCTCCGCCTACTACGGACTGTCCTTCCCGCAGCCCGAAGGCGGTATCGTGACGGTGGTCTACCCGATCTCGTTCTCGCCAGGCTGA
- a CDS encoding tetratricopeptide repeat protein: MKLRVLHIAALSAAVGAAACGRDHIEAINLANEGDQAVKVNVEGAIQKYEQAVQLDPTNHRIIWKLAKAYEKKEDWDKMASSLSRAVQIAPDFANYWFKRGFALVRQAENGNPDAYEEAKEPLKKCIEKDPNFAECYHFLAEASLWTNDEQGALDNYSKAIEHDPSTAYFYPPLGELLITFKFYKEAEQILKEGTRIVPPNEKNNNHLYAMYILRFQVAQAKDDKAEMVASMEKAQEVAGDAHPEISFNLGSTYAVMDPPQKEKAARLLKSFVKRACRSAKASNFKEQCETANSLIQKLGASVN, encoded by the coding sequence ATGAAACTTCGGGTTCTTCACATCGCCGCGCTGTCGGCAGCAGTTGGCGCCGCAGCGTGTGGTCGAGATCACATTGAAGCCATCAACCTCGCGAACGAGGGGGACCAGGCGGTCAAAGTGAACGTCGAGGGCGCGATCCAAAAATACGAGCAGGCGGTTCAGCTCGACCCAACCAACCACCGCATCATCTGGAAGCTGGCGAAGGCGTACGAGAAGAAAGAGGACTGGGACAAGATGGCCTCGTCCCTCTCGCGTGCCGTGCAGATCGCTCCCGACTTCGCCAACTACTGGTTCAAGCGCGGCTTCGCCCTCGTGCGCCAGGCGGAGAATGGAAACCCGGATGCATACGAGGAGGCGAAGGAACCCCTCAAGAAGTGCATCGAGAAGGACCCCAACTTCGCCGAGTGCTACCACTTCTTGGCGGAAGCCAGCCTGTGGACGAACGACGAGCAGGGCGCGTTGGACAACTACAGCAAGGCCATCGAGCATGATCCCTCGACGGCCTACTTTTACCCGCCCCTGGGCGAGTTGCTCATCACCTTCAAGTTCTACAAAGAAGCCGAACAAATCTTGAAGGAAGGCACGCGCATCGTTCCTCCCAACGAGAAGAACAACAACCACCTGTACGCAATGTACATCCTGCGTTTTCAGGTCGCTCAGGCCAAGGACGACAAGGCCGAGATGGTGGCTTCCATGGAGAAGGCACAAGAAGTGGCGGGAGATGCCCACCCGGAGATCAGCTTCAACCTCGGCAGCACCTATGCGGTCATGGACCCACCGCAGAAGGAGAAGGCAGCACGCCTGCTCAAGTCCTTCGTCAAGCGAGCGTGCCGCAGCGCCAAGGCTTCGAACTTCAAGGAACAGTGCGAGACGGCGAACTCGCTCATTCAAAAGCTCGGCGCAAGTGTCAATTGA